The Terriglobia bacterium genomic interval GCTTCTTTCGCTTCCTTAGATGCAAAGACACGACGCTACTTTCTGGGCCCGCCTGTCATACCGGCACAGGAAAACCATCCGGCTGCCGAGACCTGGAATCCCACCTTTGAGTTGTCATATTGGCGCTATGGACTGAAGCTCGCACAGCGCTGGCGCCGGCGGCTTGGAATAAAACCTGATCCGGTCTGGGATGAAATCATTTCTAATCTGTCGCAGCTTCCGGTGCGGGGCGGTGTCTATCTCGCTCACGAGAATTGCCCGCAGACATATACGGAACGAAATTCCGACCACCCGTCCATGCTTGGCGCGTTCGGCATGTTGCCCGGCGACGGTGTTAACCGCGTGACCATGCGCCGAACGTTGATCAAGGTAATGAACGAGTGGCAATGGGACAAGACCTGGGGATGGGACTATCCACTTACGGCAATGACTGCAGCGCGGTGCGGCGAGCAGAAACTGGCAGTCGACGCGTTGCTGATGCCGACCGGCAAGAACCGCTTTCTGCCCAATGGACACAACTGGCAGCGGGAAAACCTGCCATGTTATCTTCCGGGCAACGGCGGCTTGCTTTATGCCGTGGCAATGATGTCGGCGGGATGGCAGGGAGCGCCGCAGACCCATGCTCCTGGCTTTCCTTCGGACGGTTCCTGGACTGTTCGATGGGAGAAACTGGCACCGGCGCCTTGAAAATGAGGCGACTGTTCCGGAAATTATTCTTGGGGTGATCTCGATGAAGCTCACAAAGCAAATTGCATCGGTTGCCGTCCTCTGCACCCTTCTGTCGTCAATCTCCTTTTCGGTGTCCGGAAACGATCGGCGGAGCAACGGGCAGCTCCAGGGTTTGGCCACTGCAGACCCGGACATCCTGGAACTTCAGAAACGCTTTCAGAATCCGCCGGATGATTGCCGTGTCATGATGCGCTGGTGGTGGTTTGGGCCCGCGGTGGCCAGGACCGAACTGGAGCGGGAAATGCGGCTCATGAAAGAAGGCGGCATCGGCGGCTTCGAAGTGCAACCGGTCTACCCCGTCGCTTTGGATGATGCGGCCTCAGGGATCAAAAATCTCCCATTCCTCTCCGACGAGTTCATCGACGCTCTCCGTTTCACCTCCGAAAAAGCGCGCGAACTTGGGCTGCGCATGGATCTGACGCTCGGCAGCGGCTGGCCGTATGGCGGTGCACAGGTCCCGATCAGCGATGCCGCAGGCAAACTGCGCGTTGTGAGGGCCCGGGTGCCCGAAAATTCACGAAGGATGCCGGTGCCGGCTGTCGGGGCCGGCGAAAAGCTGATGGCTGTTTTCGTCTGCCGATCACAAGGCCAATCCGTGGTCGGCGACAGCATCCGCGAGATTACCGATATCAGAGACGGTGCCGTTCGACTTCCAGCCGGTCTCCAGGGGCCAAACGAAGTGCTCTTCTTCATTTCAAGCCGCAGCGGCATGATGGTCAAAAGGCCGGCCGTGGGCGCGGATGGATTTGTCCTGAATCACTATGACCGCGCCGCCGTCGAAGGCTATTTGCGCAATGTCGGAGACCGCCTGATGCAGGCATTCCGTGCGCAACCCCCGCACGCTGTCTTCTGTGACAGCCTGGAAGTGTATGAGAGCGATTGGACGGGCGACTTTCTGGAAGAGTTCCACAAACGTCGCGGTTACGACTTGAAGCCGCATCTTCCGGCCCTGGTCATGGATCTGGGATCGGAGAGCGCCGCTATCCGCCAGGACTGGGGCAGGACCCTGACAGAATTGTTCAATGAACGCTTCATGGTGTCTGTGCACGATTGGGCCCGGCGAAACCACACCCTCTTCCGCGTGCAGTGCTACGGAATTCCTCCTGCTGTCATCTCGAGCAATGCCCTCGCCGACCTGTCTGAAGGCGAAGGCTCCCAGTGGAAGAGTCTGCGCGCGTCGCGCTGGGCCGCTTCGGCAAGCCATCTCTATGGGCGTGCCGTGACCTCGTCGGAGACCTGGACCTGGCTGCACTCGCCGGTCTTTCGCGCCACACCGCTGGATATGAAGGCCGAAGCCAACCTCCACTTTCTGCAAGGGATCAATCAGCTGGTCGGACACGGCTGGCCGTACACTGCTGAAGGAGTGGAGTATCCCGGATGGCGGTTCTACGCCGCGGGCGTGTTCAACGAGAATAACCCGTGGTGGATCGTGATGCCCGATGTGACGCGATATTTGCAGCGGATAAGCTACCTGCTCAGGCAAGGGCAACCCTCAAATGACGTCGCCTTCTATCTTCCGGATTGCGACGCGTGGGCCGTCTTCACGCCCGGACGCGCCAACATGATCGATGCTCTGCGTGAGCGCGTTGGCCCGGATGCCATTCCCGCGGTGCTCGATGCGGGATTCAACCTCGACTTCTTCGACGACGAAGCGTTGAAGCAGATGGGCCGAATCGAAAAAAGTGTCCTGGCGTTGGGCGCCAACCGATACCGGGTTGTAATTCTTCCCAATGTGGAACGAATCCCGCTGGAGACTCTGAAAACGCTGGATGAATATGTCCGCTCCGGTGGAATATTGATCGCATCCCGCCGCAAGCCCGCTCTGGCTCCGGGATTTAGAGAAACCCAGGCAGAGAATGCTCAAATCCGTGAAATCTCGCAACGCCTGTTTGAGACTCCATCGGCTCGCTCGCGCTTCGTAGAGGATGAAAAACATCAACTCGGGAGTACACTCCGGGCGCTGTTGCGCCCGGACATCGATCTCTCTCCAGCGCTGCCCGAGATCGGGTTCGTTCACCGAAAGACAAAGGACGTCGAAATCTACTTTCTGGCAAACAGCTCCAACTCGCGCCAAAGCGTGAAGGCGGCATTCCCGGTCGCCGGCATGAAAGCCGAATGGTGGGATCCGCTTTCCGGAAGCCTCTCGACTGCCGAGACAACAGCGGAGCCCGAGGGAAGGATGACGGTTTCGATGAGTTTGGAACCGTATGGTTCACGAATCCTGGTTTTCTCAAAGCGCGTTCTTCCGCAGCAGCCCAAGACGATTCCTCTGATCCCGCCGCTGGATCTTAGCGACGGCTGGCGTGTTTCGTTCGGGCCTGGCAAGCAGTCCACCACGATGGAGCATTTGCAATCGTGGATCGAGGACGAGGCGACCCGCTACTTTTCCGGGACCGCCGTATATGAAAGAGAGATCGCCGTTCCGGACAGCATGATTCAAACCGGCCTCAAAGTAAGGTTGGACTTCGGCGAAGGGCAGCCGGTTCCCGAGATTCCGGGCAGGTCGAGCGGGATGCAGGCATGGTTCGACGGCCCGGTCCGCGAGGCGGCGGTGGTATATGTAAATGACCGGCGCGCCGGCTCGATCTGGTGCCCGCCCTATGCTGTGGACGTGAGCGGATTGTTGACGCGTGGAAAAAACCAGATCAGAATTCTCGTGGCCAACACGGCTATCAACTACATGGCCGGACGATCTTTGCCGGACTATCGCCTGCTCAATTTGCGCTATGGTGTGCGCTTCGAGCCGCAAGACATGGACAAGATCCAACCGGTGCCCTCAGGCTTGCTTGGCCCGATCCGCCTGATTCCGGGGCCGAGGGACCCATCCTGATGCCCGCTGGAGGCATCGCGGCAGCCTGGCCACACCCATAGAAGGGGAACGAAATGAAACACACGATCAATGTGTTGTTTGTTGCCTTCCTCCTTTTGACCGTTATGGCGGGCCCCGCCCGGGCGCAAACGGCCGCCGCGGGACAAAACGACGCAAATACCCCCCTGCATCTGCTCACTCCCAGGTATCCGGTTCCCTATGGTCCCGTTAAGGGGGAAGAGATCGCAGCGATCCTGAACCGGGTGCGCAGTTATCTGGAAGCGTCCACCCCGACGCGAATCATCGATCGGCAGACCAAGGAAGAGATCACGACCTACGCCCGGATCGACACGAATTCGATTCTCGAACCGGGAACATTTCGCCTCATCAGTTACGAATGGGGAGTGGTTTATTCAGCGATGCTTGCGGCCGGAGATGCCACTGGCGATCCCAGGTTTACGGGATACGCCACCAGGCGCATCAAGTTCGTTGCAGATATCGCCCCCTCTTTTCGGGCGCTCTATGGGCGCGCTCCCCGCGAGGACAATCCCTTGCGGTCGGTTTTGGACCCGCGTGCGCTGGATGATTCCGGCTCCATTTGTGCCGCAATGATCAGGGCTTCTCGGGCCGGAGTTCCAATGGACGTGCGTCCCCTGATCGACAATTACATCCGTTACATAAGCGGCAAACAGCTTCGTTTGGCGGACGGGACGCTGGCGCGCAGCCGTCCCCAGCCCGACACACTCTGGCTCGATGATCTCTATATGAGCGTTCCCGCGCTGGCGGAAATGGGAAAACTCACCGGCGAGCGCCGATATTTCGACGACGCCGCAAAACAGGTCCTTCAGTTCTCGCAGCGCATGTTCAACGCAAACCGGGGACTCTATATGCACGGGTGGGTGCAGGGGATGGGCGTGCACCCTGAGTTTCATTGGGCTCGTGCCAACGGCTGGGCAATCATGGCCACCGTTGATCTGCTCGACGTGCTGCCCGAAGATCATCCATCCCGCTCTCGCATACTCGATCTTCTGCGGGCTCACATTCGGGGTCTCGCCGAATGCCAATCCGGCAGCGGTTTCTGGCATCAACTGCTCGATCGGAGCGACTCCTATCTGGAAACTTCGGCCACTGCGATCTATGCCTATTGCATTGCCCATGCCATCAATAAGGGATGGATCGATCCGTCCGCCTATGGACCCATGGCGATGCTCGCCTGGAATGCCGTCTCGACGAAAGTGAATGCGCAGGGCCAGGTCGAAGGCACATGCGTAGGCACCGCGATGGCCTTCGATCCGGCATTCTACTACTACCGGCCGACCAGCGTTTTTGCCGCCCATGGATATGGTCCTGTCATTCTTGCGGGCGCGGAAATGCTCAGGCTGCTCAGAGGCTTCCGGATCGAGATCAACGACAGTTCCGTACAGTTCTACCGCATCAGCGCCGTCAAACAGCGGCCGGCTGCGATGCCGGCTGTCCCATGGATGAAGGCGGGCTATCGGCGGAACAATGGATGCAGGAGGGATTGAGGATGCATGCCCGTTACCCAGCAATTATGCTTCTGCTGATCCTGGCCGTGGTGATCCCGGGAATCGGCGCTGCGAACGCGGTGCGACAGCGGGAATTCGGCAAATGGCCCGACGGTGCATCGCCGCAGGTGATCGGCAAGCGCGTTGCCGAGAACCTCATCGTGCGGCCGTTTCGGGCTCAATCGGATCCGACCAAGGCGGGCGCGGGTGTGATTTATCCCGAGGTTTGCGCTTGGTACGGCGCCCTCACCGTCGCGCACCTGACCAAAGACAGGGATCTGCAGGAGAGGCTCATCAAGAAGTTGGATCAGCTCATGATGCCACCCGACTCGAACATGATCTCGCAGAGCGCACACGTGGACTTTCGGGTCTTCGGCATAGTCCCCCTGGAGGCTTACATCCAGACCAAGGAGAAGAAATACCTGGATTTGGGTAAGGGATTTGCCGACCGACAGTGGGAGGATCCCACACCGGATGGCATCACCCGCGAGGCCAGGTACTGGATTGACGACATGTACATGATTACGGCCGTGCAGGTGCAGGCCTACCGGGCAACCGGCGACTCGCGATACATCGACCGGGCTGCGCTCACTATGACCGCTTACCTCGACAAGCTTCAACAGCCGAATGGGTTGTTTTATCACGCCCTCGATACCCCGTTTTACTGGGGCCGCGGCAATGGCTGGGTCGCCGCGGGGATGGCCGAGCTGTTGCGCTCGCTCCCTGCCGACCACCCGCGGCGGGCCCGGATCATGGCGGGCTACCGGAAGATGATGGAATCACTGCTGAAGTATCAGGGCGAGGACGGCCTGTGGCGCCAGCTCATCGACCGACCGGAAGCCTGGTCCGAAACCTCCGGCACCGGCATGTTCACTTTCGCCATGGTTACTGGAGTCAAATATGGCTGGCTTGATCCCAAGATCTATGGCACAGCGGCGCGTGCAGCCTGGCTCGGTTTGGTGAAAAACCTGGACCAAGATGCCAATGTGGCCAACGTTTGCATAGGGACCAGCAAACTGAACGACCTCGAGTACTATTTGACGCGACCGCGCATCTCCGGCGATCTTCACGGCCAGGCACCCATATTATGGAGCGCCTCGGCGTTCTTGCGCTGACAGCACCCCTTGCGCGGGAATCTCAACTTCTCGATGCAGAGATCTCGATGAGCGAAGCGTGGAACAGATTTCAAGATCCATCGATGCTCTGTGGTTTCTGCGAACTCATCGCTGGGATTTTTTTGGATGCGGCTATGCCGCGCCCTGTTCTTTGTGATCGAGTTGTTTTGCCAAGTGTCTGAATCGCAGGTCCCAGGAAAACAGATCTCAGATTTTACTTTTCTGGTTTCTTGCATTAGCATCTGATAGCGCAAATCATGTCACAACCATGTCAAGGAGGCCCTATGAAACGTAGTAGCATTTCTTGTGTGGTGGCGCTGGCGGTGATTTGTCTGTTTTTCTTCGTTCCCCTCCTGAGCAGCCAGATCAAGCAGGATGCCAAGACCAAGCAGGATCGGCTTGATGGGATTGTCCAGTCGATCGACAAGGACACCTCTACCATCACGATCAGGCAGGTAGGGGCTACGAATTTTGTGTGGCAGATTGTATACGACAAATCCACCCAGTTCACGTATCGCAATAAGCCGGCGACTTTCTCAGAGGTAAAAGAAGGCCGACGCATAATCTGCCTGGGAAAGGCAGACAAGCCGAACAAGTTGCTGGCCACCAGGGTAGATGTCAGGGACAAATAACGCCACGTTGCAGTGGCAGGAAACATGAGCCGAGGTCGCCTGCAAGGCGGCCGACCACCCATGGCGAAAACCGCGGGGCGGGAGAGTTTCCGCCCCGCTAACTCCCTATGCCGCGCTGGTTTCTGGAGGCTGCTTCGACCCATGGTTGCGGCTGTGCCGTGGCGCGCTTTCCCGGACAGGATGCACCCGCTCAACGCTGCCGGGGCTGCCCTCTCCGTCCTGAGGTTGTCCTCTGTGGGAATGACCATCGGGATCCGCTTCAGAGGCACGAATAGGCCGTCATGCATGTAGAGGAGTGAAACTATGCTTCGCAGATGCTCACAGGTGCTGCCCCTTCTCGTGATTTGTCTCCTAATGGACGCTGCCCGCGCAGCCACTGCCACGGATGCAGTTGGCTGGGCGGAAAAAATGGCCGCTTCCGAGATGAAGCGCCGGGGCGACTCCTTGTCATTCGGCAAGGATCCCAAGGCCAAATGGGCCTACGAGACCGGAGTATTCCTGAAAGGTCTGGAGGCAGTCTGGAGCCGGACGGGCGACGGCAAGTACTACGACTACTTGAAGGCCGTCGTGGACTCCTTCGTGAATCCCGACGGTTCGATCACGAGCTACAAACTGGAGGAATACACCCTGGACAACATCAACTGCGGCAAGTTGCTGCTTTCGCTCTATCAGAGAACCAGGGAAGACAAGTACCGGAAGGCGGCCTCCATGCTGATGAAGCAACTCGAGACCCAGCCGCGCACGCGCGAAGGCGGCTTCTGGCATAAGCAGATTTACCCCTTCCAGATGTGGCTCGACGGGATCTACATGGCCTCCCCCTTTATGGCTCAATATGCCCGGATCTTCAACATGCCTGCCGGCTTCGACGAGGTTGCCAACCAGGTCATCTGGATGGAAAACCACGCGCGTGACGGCCGGACCGGCCTGCTCTATCACGGGTGGGATGAAAGTCATGCGCAGGAGTGGGCGGATCCGAAGACAGGCTGCTCGAAGTGTTTCTGGGGCCGGGCCATGGGCTGGTACGCGATGGGGATCGTCGACGTGCTCGATTTCCTTCCCGAGAAACATCCTCGCCGGCGGGCGTTGATTGCGATCCTCGCACGTTTGTCCAGGGCTTTGGCGAACTACCAGGACAAAGAGACAGGACTATGGTACCAGGTCGTGGATCAGGGCGGACGCGATGGGAATTATCTGGAAGCTTCCGCCTCGTCCATGTTCGTTTATGCCTTTGCGAAAGGAGTTCGCAAAGGCTACCTGGGCGGCGAGTATGCTGCGAGGGCGCGAAAAGGCTACGAGGGGCTGGTCAATCACCTGGTCAAACCCGGCGAGGACGGCAGCATCAGCCTCACGCAGATCTGCAGTGTCGGGGGTCTCGGCGGTCCGCAGAAGCGGGACGGAACCTTCGAATACTACATGAGTGAGCCGGTCGTCGCGAACGATCTGAAAGGTATCGGCGCGTTCCTCATGGCAAGCATCGAGGTGGACCTGCTCTCCACAGCCGGCGCCTCCAAGTAAGCGATCTCTCTTCTCATTTTCAAGGAAACGGAGAAGATGCGCTGCATCTCGCCTTTCCACAGCCCTGGGAAAGGTCCTGCTCAGCGGCCTTCCGAAGAAGGAGGTGCAGCGCCTCGTCCGCATC includes:
- a CDS encoding glycoside hydrolase family 88 protein, coding for MLLLILAVVIPGIGAANAVRQREFGKWPDGASPQVIGKRVAENLIVRPFRAQSDPTKAGAGVIYPEVCAWYGALTVAHLTKDRDLQERLIKKLDQLMMPPDSNMISQSAHVDFRVFGIVPLEAYIQTKEKKYLDLGKGFADRQWEDPTPDGITREARYWIDDMYMITAVQVQAYRATGDSRYIDRAALTMTAYLDKLQQPNGLFYHALDTPFYWGRGNGWVAAGMAELLRSLPADHPRRARIMAGYRKMMESLLKYQGEDGLWRQLIDRPEAWSETSGTGMFTFAMVTGVKYGWLDPKIYGTAARAAWLGLVKNLDQDANVANVCIGTSKLNDLEYYLTRPRISGDLHGQAPILWSASAFLR
- a CDS encoding glycoside hydrolase family 88 protein — protein: MLRRCSQVLPLLVICLLMDAARAATATDAVGWAEKMAASEMKRRGDSLSFGKDPKAKWAYETGVFLKGLEAVWSRTGDGKYYDYLKAVVDSFVNPDGSITSYKLEEYTLDNINCGKLLLSLYQRTREDKYRKAASMLMKQLETQPRTREGGFWHKQIYPFQMWLDGIYMASPFMAQYARIFNMPAGFDEVANQVIWMENHARDGRTGLLYHGWDESHAQEWADPKTGCSKCFWGRAMGWYAMGIVDVLDFLPEKHPRRRALIAILARLSRALANYQDKETGLWYQVVDQGGRDGNYLEASASSMFVYAFAKGVRKGYLGGEYAARARKGYEGLVNHLVKPGEDGSISLTQICSVGGLGGPQKRDGTFEYYMSEPVVANDLKGIGAFLMASIEVDLLSTAGASK
- a CDS encoding glycoside hydrolase family 88 protein, producing MKHTINVLFVAFLLLTVMAGPARAQTAAAGQNDANTPLHLLTPRYPVPYGPVKGEEIAAILNRVRSYLEASTPTRIIDRQTKEEITTYARIDTNSILEPGTFRLISYEWGVVYSAMLAAGDATGDPRFTGYATRRIKFVADIAPSFRALYGRAPREDNPLRSVLDPRALDDSGSICAAMIRASRAGVPMDVRPLIDNYIRYISGKQLRLADGTLARSRPQPDTLWLDDLYMSVPALAEMGKLTGERRYFDDAAKQVLQFSQRMFNANRGLYMHGWVQGMGVHPEFHWARANGWAIMATVDLLDVLPEDHPSRSRILDLLRAHIRGLAECQSGSGFWHQLLDRSDSYLETSATAIYAYCIAHAINKGWIDPSAYGPMAMLAWNAVSTKVNAQGQVEGTCVGTAMAFDPAFYYYRPTSVFAAHGYGPVILAGAEMLRLLRGFRIEINDSSVQFYRISAVKQRPAAMPAVPWMKAGYRRNNGCRRD
- a CDS encoding glycoside hydrolase; its protein translation is MKLTKQIASVAVLCTLLSSISFSVSGNDRRSNGQLQGLATADPDILELQKRFQNPPDDCRVMMRWWWFGPAVARTELEREMRLMKEGGIGGFEVQPVYPVALDDAASGIKNLPFLSDEFIDALRFTSEKARELGLRMDLTLGSGWPYGGAQVPISDAAGKLRVVRARVPENSRRMPVPAVGAGEKLMAVFVCRSQGQSVVGDSIREITDIRDGAVRLPAGLQGPNEVLFFISSRSGMMVKRPAVGADGFVLNHYDRAAVEGYLRNVGDRLMQAFRAQPPHAVFCDSLEVYESDWTGDFLEEFHKRRGYDLKPHLPALVMDLGSESAAIRQDWGRTLTELFNERFMVSVHDWARRNHTLFRVQCYGIPPAVISSNALADLSEGEGSQWKSLRASRWAASASHLYGRAVTSSETWTWLHSPVFRATPLDMKAEANLHFLQGINQLVGHGWPYTAEGVEYPGWRFYAAGVFNENNPWWIVMPDVTRYLQRISYLLRQGQPSNDVAFYLPDCDAWAVFTPGRANMIDALRERVGPDAIPAVLDAGFNLDFFDDEALKQMGRIEKSVLALGANRYRVVILPNVERIPLETLKTLDEYVRSGGILIASRRKPALAPGFRETQAENAQIREISQRLFETPSARSRFVEDEKHQLGSTLRALLRPDIDLSPALPEIGFVHRKTKDVEIYFLANSSNSRQSVKAAFPVAGMKAEWWDPLSGSLSTAETTAEPEGRMTVSMSLEPYGSRILVFSKRVLPQQPKTIPLIPPLDLSDGWRVSFGPGKQSTTMEHLQSWIEDEATRYFSGTAVYEREIAVPDSMIQTGLKVRLDFGEGQPVPEIPGRSSGMQAWFDGPVREAAVVYVNDRRAGSIWCPPYAVDVSGLLTRGKNQIRILVANTAINYMAGRSLPDYRLLNLRYGVRFEPQDMDKIQPVPSGLLGPIRLIPGPRDPS